In Bacillus sp. NP247, one DNA window encodes the following:
- the gnd gene encoding phosphogluconate dehydrogenase (NAD(+)-dependent, decarboxylating), whose protein sequence is MKLGLIGLGKMGFPLAEHLHEDKHEVVVYDVNNELVEKAGDLGIAARHTLKEMIAELEAPRTIWVMVPAGEVVESVLKDVYPLLEEGDIVIEGGNSFYKDTLRRAEEAKSFGLHYVDIGTSGGVEGARYGACLMVGGEKEIYDQLEPLFKDLAVENGYSYAGRVGSGHFLKMVHNGIEYGMMQAIAEGFEVLDKSDFDFNYEDVAKVWANGSVIRGWLMDLTEKAFADDPKLDGIKGVMNSSGEGKWTVETALELQAAAPVIAMSLFMRYRSQEDDTFHGKVVSALRNQFGGHEVVKK, encoded by the coding sequence ATGAAACTAGGTTTAATTGGATTAGGAAAAATGGGATTCCCATTAGCTGAACACTTACATGAAGATAAGCATGAAGTAGTTGTATACGATGTAAATAATGAGCTTGTTGAAAAGGCAGGGGACTTAGGGATTGCTGCACGTCATACATTAAAAGAAATGATCGCTGAACTAGAAGCACCTCGAACAATTTGGGTAATGGTACCTGCAGGAGAAGTTGTTGAGTCAGTATTAAAAGATGTATATCCATTATTAGAGGAAGGCGATATCGTTATCGAAGGTGGAAATTCATTCTATAAGGATACGTTGCGTCGTGCTGAAGAAGCGAAAAGCTTTGGCTTACATTACGTAGATATCGGTACATCAGGCGGTGTAGAAGGAGCTAGATACGGCGCTTGCTTAATGGTTGGTGGAGAAAAAGAGATCTATGATCAATTAGAACCTTTATTTAAAGACTTAGCAGTAGAAAACGGTTATTCTTATGCAGGGCGCGTTGGAAGTGGTCATTTCTTAAAAATGGTTCATAACGGTATTGAATATGGAATGATGCAAGCAATCGCTGAAGGATTTGAAGTGTTAGATAAAAGTGATTTTGATTTCAATTATGAAGATGTTGCAAAAGTATGGGCAAATGGATCAGTTATCCGCGGCTGGTTAATGGACTTAACTGAAAAAGCATTTGCAGATGATCCAAAGCTTGATGGCATTAAAGGTGTAATGAACTCTTCAGGAGAAGGGAAATGGACTGTTGAAACTGCGCTTGAGCTACAAGCAGCGGCACCTGTTATCGCAATGTCATTATTTATGCGCTACCGTTCTCAAGAAGATGATACATTCCACGGAAAAGTAGTTTCAGCACTACGTAATCAGTTCGGTGGACATGAAGTTGTAAAGAAATAA
- a CDS encoding DUF2711 family protein, with amino-acid sequence MWRHPSCFVLYLIQSVQNEHIEYIVQSMNVEAVICNKKTMVDWYF; translated from the coding sequence ATGTGGAGACATCCTTCATGCTTCGTTTTATATTTGATACAATCAGTACAAAATGAACATATAGAATACATTGTTCAATCGATGAACGTTGAAGCTGTCATTTGTAATAAAAAAACGATGGTTGATTGGTATTTTTAA
- a CDS encoding glycosyltransferase family 2 protein, with product MGNEQVKNVKEEKKLCLCMIVKNESRIMERCLNATKSIVDFVSICDTGSTDNTPEIIGKWCEENEIPGTVHHEPFKNFGYNRSLAVSLAQKTYPEADYLLILDADMILEVEPDFDKSSLTEDHYLTLQYDIHIKYWLTRLLKASLPWKSVGVTHEYWDIDRSKVGANYNTRVARLETLVVNDPGDGGSKGDKFERDERLLLQGINDPETTPDLHIRYLFYLAQTYFHLSQFEDSIKWYKKRVEAGGWVEEVFYSLLRIGFCYEQLANRSANKQHEVTDVDEKEQVMKEEEQYVALAVYYFQKAWEYRPTRAEPLYQLARMYRLKSQNNIALMYALQGKEVPFPKDDLLFVDYHVYDYLFDYEISISAFYIPHKKHLGARSQKYLESKKEEIPLHIANIVENNAKFY from the coding sequence ATGGGAAATGAGCAGGTGAAGAATGTAAAAGAAGAAAAAAAGTTATGTCTTTGTATGATTGTAAAAAACGAATCTAGAATTATGGAAAGGTGTTTAAATGCAACAAAATCAATTGTAGACTTTGTTTCTATTTGTGATACCGGATCGACAGATAATACACCAGAGATTATTGGAAAATGGTGTGAAGAAAATGAAATACCGGGAACAGTTCATCATGAGCCATTTAAAAACTTTGGTTATAACAGAAGTTTAGCTGTGTCATTAGCGCAAAAAACATATCCAGAAGCAGATTATTTATTAATACTTGATGCGGACATGATTTTAGAAGTTGAGCCAGATTTTGATAAAAGTAGTTTAACTGAAGATCATTACCTTACATTGCAATATGATATTCATATTAAATATTGGCTTACACGCCTTTTAAAAGCTTCTTTACCATGGAAATCAGTCGGTGTTACTCATGAGTATTGGGATATTGATCGTTCCAAAGTTGGAGCGAATTACAATACGAGAGTAGCTAGGTTAGAGACTCTTGTCGTGAATGATCCTGGGGATGGTGGAAGTAAAGGTGATAAATTTGAACGAGATGAGAGGTTGTTGTTACAGGGGATAAACGATCCAGAAACAACGCCCGATTTGCATATAAGATATTTATTTTATTTAGCCCAAACTTATTTTCATTTAAGTCAATTTGAAGATTCGATTAAATGGTATAAAAAACGAGTGGAAGCAGGGGGATGGGTTGAAGAGGTATTCTATTCGTTATTACGAATAGGATTTTGTTATGAACAATTAGCAAATCGTTCAGCCAATAAACAACATGAAGTAACCGATGTGGATGAAAAAGAACAAGTTATGAAGGAAGAAGAGCAATATGTAGCTTTAGCGGTTTATTATTTTCAAAAAGCGTGGGAATATAGACCAACTCGGGCTGAACCATTATATCAACTTGCAAGAATGTATCGATTAAAATCTCAAAATAATATTGCTTTAATGTATGCCCTGCAAGGGAAGGAAGTTCCTTTCCCAAAAGATGATCTTCTATTTGTAGATTATCATGTGTATGATTACTTATTTGACTATGAAATTTCTATAAGTGCTTTCTATATACCTCACAAAAAACATTTAGGTGCAAGGTCACAAAAGTATTTGGAATCGAAAAAAGAAGAGATACCGTTGCATATAGCAAATATAGTAGAAAATAATGCGAAATTTTATTAA
- a CDS encoding glycosyltransferase family 1 protein: MELIRWAIELGESVHGNTYEELMPLLDYYYDRDHLKAYCIANLLLDMDVSEEHRERIELRRCIAAYYAGLYKVARKCANELVLKHPDVDLYKNNLRLMEAYLNKEYDYCLFICPKTYGSFIDVARALKWRLEQEGNTVIISETILENVKNTIVFGAHTYAYNPNLLPKDAIIYNLEQLYEGSPYAHPLYLILLKDRVIWDYSKQNIEWLKQKGVGKEIKHVGMNYAPTLEIKKDAFEDEISEDIDILFIGALNPRRQAIFDQLKAVAPNLNIVFKNNAWGIVRNELIARSKIILNIHFYLSGILETPRVSYAVANKKFIISENSNPEDEIEWPGIVFTPYERIMEKVMKYIELPKERKELAEKAYNHFEANESIDTLDHKGETK, encoded by the coding sequence ATGGAATTAATACGATGGGCGATTGAACTAGGGGAATCGGTGCATGGAAATACGTATGAAGAATTGATGCCACTACTAGATTATTATTATGATCGTGATCATTTAAAAGCGTATTGTATCGCAAATCTTCTTTTAGATATGGATGTATCGGAGGAGCATCGGGAAAGAATCGAATTAAGAAGATGCATTGCTGCTTATTATGCTGGATTATATAAAGTAGCAAGAAAATGTGCAAATGAATTGGTACTTAAACATCCGGATGTAGATTTATATAAAAATAATTTAAGATTAATGGAAGCTTATTTGAATAAAGAATATGATTATTGTCTTTTTATATGCCCGAAGACGTACGGTAGTTTCATAGATGTTGCGCGAGCTTTGAAATGGCGGTTGGAGCAGGAAGGAAATACAGTAATTATATCAGAAACAATACTAGAAAATGTGAAAAATACAATAGTTTTTGGAGCACATACATATGCATATAACCCGAATCTTCTTCCGAAAGATGCAATTATTTATAATTTAGAACAGCTATACGAAGGAAGTCCATATGCGCACCCGCTTTATTTAATATTATTAAAAGATAGAGTGATTTGGGATTATAGTAAACAAAATATAGAATGGTTAAAACAAAAAGGGGTAGGAAAAGAAATAAAACATGTAGGAATGAACTATGCTCCAACTTTGGAAATAAAAAAAGATGCATTTGAAGATGAAATTTCTGAAGATATTGATATCCTGTTTATAGGTGCTCTTAATCCGAGACGGCAGGCTATTTTTGATCAATTAAAAGCAGTTGCACCGAATTTAAATATTGTTTTTAAAAATAATGCATGGGGAATTGTTAGAAATGAGTTGATTGCTAGGTCTAAAATTATATTAAATATTCACTTTTATTTATCAGGAATTCTGGAAACACCTCGAGTTTCTTATGCAGTGGCAAATAAGAAATTTATTATTTCGGAAAATAGTAATCCGGAAGACGAGATAGAGTGGCCAGGGATTGTATTCACTCCGTACGAAAGAATAATGGAAAAGGTAATGAAATATATAGAATTACCAAAAGAACGAAAAGAATTAGCAGAAAAAGCGTATAACCATTTTGAAGCTAATGAAAGCATAGATACACTGGATCATAAAGGTGAAACAAAGTAA
- a CDS encoding NADPH-dependent FMN reductase, with amino-acid sequence MKLVVINGTPRKFGRTRVVAKYIAEQFEGELYDLAVAELPLYNGEESQRELEAVKKLKALVKAADGVVLCTPEYHNAMSGALKNSLDYLSSSEFIHKPVALLAVAGGGKGGINALNSMRTVARGVYANAIPKQVVLDGLHVQDGELGEDAKPLIHDLVKELKAYMSVYKEVKKQLGVE; translated from the coding sequence ATGAAACTAGTCGTTATTAACGGTACACCAAGAAAATTCGGTAGAACTCGCGTTGTGGCAAAATATATTGCAGAGCAATTTGAAGGGGAGTTATACGATTTAGCAGTAGCAGAATTGCCTTTATATAATGGAGAAGAATCACAACGTGAATTAGAGGCAGTAAAAAAATTAAAAGCTTTAGTGAAAGCAGCAGACGGTGTAGTACTATGTACACCAGAATATCATAATGCGATGAGCGGAGCGCTGAAAAATTCGTTAGACTACTTAAGTAGCAGTGAATTCATCCATAAACCTGTCGCATTGCTAGCAGTTGCTGGAGGAGGTAAAGGGGGAATAAACGCATTAAATAGTATGCGCACTGTCGCTAGAGGCGTTTACGCAAATGCAATCCCAAAACAAGTAGTACTTGATGGATTACATGTGCAAGATGGTGAACTTGGAGAAGATGCAAAACCATTAATTCATGATTTAGTTAAAGAATTAAAAGCATATATGAGCGTATATAAAGAGGTGAAAAAACAATTAGGAGTTGAGTGA
- a CDS encoding MFS transporter, with product MSSLYHDSRLYYILGANSLSAIGSGIVMITIPWLLIKESGGETTFGYVSIVATLIMFLLTPFIGQSIDHFSRKSLLLCNEGIGIAIIGMMAIWGFTGESYNSIHYIIIYIAGSFYYLLFYPTIFAFNQEIFQADHYKSLSGTMEIQGQLTQVISGAAASFLIEIVSLKWILLVDMLTFAGAFFLFLCIPYVKKKEVKRKVTFKKQLFEGIYFMKKRPKFFWFLLATYMPFIGVMMANYLIPVYISDILKSSASVYAIEGMMYGVGAVIAGISIPILMKYVKTEVSIVMTMFIYVISITVMIIEPSVMLLYGLAIFHAIGNAGTRVARNVLMMEEIPNEVMGRVDSLFRLIGTGIRIVLLMLFTVGVSKVGVMLPFYLLSCILILSLGIALYYVISQRKIGTDVPNKSLV from the coding sequence ATGTCTTCTCTTTATCATGATTCTCGCTTGTATTACATTCTAGGAGCCAATAGTTTATCTGCTATTGGTTCCGGGATTGTAATGATAACGATTCCGTGGTTGCTAATCAAGGAAAGTGGGGGAGAGACAACCTTTGGGTATGTTTCTATCGTTGCAACCCTCATTATGTTTTTATTAACGCCGTTTATCGGGCAAAGCATTGATCATTTTTCAAGAAAATCTTTATTGTTATGTAACGAAGGTATTGGGATAGCGATTATAGGAATGATGGCTATATGGGGATTTACTGGGGAATCATACAATTCTATTCATTACATTATTATTTATATAGCAGGTTCTTTCTATTATCTATTATTCTATCCTACAATTTTTGCATTTAACCAAGAAATCTTTCAAGCAGACCATTATAAAAGTTTAAGTGGCACGATGGAAATACAAGGACAGTTAACACAAGTTATTTCAGGAGCGGCAGCAAGTTTCTTAATTGAAATTGTATCTTTGAAATGGATTTTATTAGTAGATATGTTAACCTTTGCAGGAGCATTTTTTCTTTTTTTATGTATACCGTATGTAAAGAAAAAAGAAGTGAAACGGAAAGTAACATTTAAGAAGCAATTGTTCGAAGGAATTTACTTTATGAAAAAGCGCCCTAAGTTCTTTTGGTTTTTACTTGCCACTTATATGCCGTTTATCGGTGTTATGATGGCAAATTATTTAATACCAGTTTATATTTCAGATATCCTCAAATCTAGTGCCTCTGTATACGCGATAGAAGGTATGATGTATGGTGTTGGGGCTGTTATTGCGGGAATCAGTATTCCAATTTTGATGAAATATGTCAAAACAGAAGTTTCAATTGTTATGACGATGTTCATTTATGTAATTTCAATTACCGTAATGATCATTGAACCGTCCGTAATGCTGTTATATGGACTAGCGATTTTTCATGCGATTGGAAACGCTGGGACAAGAGTGGCGAGAAATGTATTGATGATGGAGGAAATCCCAAACGAAGTAATGGGCCGTGTGGACAGCTTATTTCGCTTAATTGGTACAGGAATACGAATAGTATTATTAATGTTATTTACAGTAGGTGTATCTAAAGTAGGGGTAATGCTCCCATTTTACCTATTAAGCTGTATATTGATCCTATCATTAGGAATCGCTCTTTATTATGTGATATCACAACGTAAAATCGGGACGGATGTTCCGAATAAATCACTCGTTTAA
- a CDS encoding YdcF family protein, whose product MNKWILLIILLLPPLYIIYMTFRMNKVAREKLSNHSPHVLILGAKLFGDRPSLSLQNRLDVALEYLYSHPEVKVIVSGGQGEDEDIPEAHSMRNYLMVHGIDENRILMEDRSTNTYENLKFSMDLFNVKHAVVVSNTYHLYRTKIIAKRLGMKMEALAAETPMRSKKKMYVREYAAIMKTILFDR is encoded by the coding sequence ATGAACAAATGGATATTACTTATAATCTTATTACTACCGCCACTATACATTATTTATATGACGTTTCGAATGAATAAAGTTGCTCGTGAAAAATTGAGTAATCACTCTCCACATGTTCTTATATTAGGTGCAAAGCTATTTGGAGATAGACCGTCTTTATCACTTCAAAACCGTTTGGATGTAGCGTTGGAATATTTATATTCTCATCCTGAAGTAAAAGTAATTGTTTCAGGTGGTCAAGGGGAAGATGAAGATATACCGGAAGCTCACAGTATGAGAAACTATTTAATGGTACACGGTATAGATGAGAATCGTATTTTAATGGAAGACCGTTCTACAAATACATATGAAAATTTAAAGTTTAGTATGGATTTATTTAATGTAAAACATGCGGTAGTTGTCAGTAATACGTATCATTTATATCGAACGAAAATAATTGCAAAGCGCTTAGGAATGAAGATGGAGGCATTAGCTGCAGAAACACCAATGCGTTCTAAGAAAAAAATGTATGTGCGTGAATATGCTGCTATTATGAAAACAATATTGTTCGACCGTTAG
- a CDS encoding ABC transporter ATP-binding protein: protein MIQFNHVSKSYEDGTKAVDSLHLEIKKGEFFVLIGPSGCGKTTTMKMINRLIETTEGSILIDGKDIQEYNINELRWNIGYVLQQIALFPHMTIAENIAVVPEMRKWSKEKIKTRVDELLHMVGLEPDVYRDRMPDELSGGQKQRVGVVRALAANPKIVLMDEPFSALDPLSREQLQQDIVQLQKKIQKTIVFVTHDMQEALSLGDRICVMKEGKVVQLDTPEGIIHNPKNEFVEEFIGNRGRPWYEGKSIEEVLPLDNRIRVEGNALSLHSTLQEALVRLQTEESVPVEENGQYVGALTSRHIVNYIVEQMKERG from the coding sequence GTGATTCAATTTAATCATGTGTCAAAATCGTATGAAGATGGCACAAAAGCAGTGGATTCACTGCATTTAGAGATTAAAAAAGGAGAATTTTTTGTTCTAATTGGTCCGAGTGGTTGCGGGAAAACAACGACAATGAAGATGATTAATCGTTTAATTGAAACGACGGAAGGATCAATTTTAATCGATGGAAAAGATATTCAAGAATATAACATAAACGAACTGCGTTGGAATATAGGGTACGTGTTGCAGCAGATTGCTTTGTTTCCACATATGACAATTGCTGAAAATATTGCAGTTGTCCCTGAAATGAGAAAGTGGAGTAAGGAGAAAATAAAAACGCGTGTTGATGAACTGTTACATATGGTTGGGTTAGAACCAGATGTATATCGTGATCGTATGCCAGATGAATTGTCGGGAGGACAGAAGCAACGTGTAGGTGTCGTTAGGGCATTAGCTGCAAACCCGAAAATCGTTCTTATGGATGAACCATTTAGTGCGTTAGATCCATTAAGCAGGGAACAACTTCAGCAGGATATAGTGCAATTACAAAAAAAGATTCAAAAAACGATAGTATTTGTAACGCATGATATGCAAGAGGCTTTATCACTTGGTGATCGCATTTGTGTAATGAAAGAAGGGAAAGTTGTTCAATTAGATACACCAGAAGGTATTATACATAATCCGAAAAATGAGTTTGTAGAGGAGTTCATTGGAAATCGTGGACGACCTTGGTATGAGGGGAAGAGTATAGAAGAGGTATTGCCGCTAGACAATCGTATACGAGTAGAAGGGAATGCTCTATCTTTACATTCAACTTTACAAGAAGCACTAGTCCGCTTACAAACTGAAGAGTCAGTGCCGGTTGAAGAAAATGGTCAATATGTTGGGGCGTTAACAAGTCGTCATATTGTCAATTACATTGTTGAACAAATGAAGGAGAGAGGCTAA
- a CDS encoding ABC transporter permease/substrate-binding protein, producing MTDFIQTFQERKVELLSALSEHLQISLISLFFAVIIAVPLGILLTRKERMAEFIIGTSAVMQTVPSLALLGLLIPLVGIGKLPAIIALVVYALLPILRNTYTGIRELDESLIEAARAMGMNSWRRLWKVELPLALPIIMAGIRTAMVLIVGTATLAALIGAGGLGKLILLGIDRNDHALIILGAVPAALLALFFDIVLRMLERPKRAPKRVVLTICIVIVVVVSPFLWNTQKKDIVIAGKLGSEPEILIQMYKQLIEQDTDLHVELKPGLGKTAFVFEALKSGEIDIYPEFSGTALSTFVKEEPKSTNRDEVYEQARIGMEKKYNMIMLQPMEYNNTYALAMPKNIANQYNINTISDLRNIAQEAKAGFTLEFADREDGYKGMQKLYNYKFLNVKTMEPKLRYSAIQSGDVNVIDAYSTDSELEQYGLKVLKDDKGLFPPYQGAPLLRKETLQKYPELEKVLNKLSGKITDEEMRKMNYEVNVNGKSSEEVAKLFLQKENLLR from the coding sequence GTGACTGATTTTATTCAAACGTTTCAAGAACGAAAAGTAGAATTGTTAAGTGCGTTAAGTGAGCATTTACAAATATCGCTTATTTCATTATTTTTTGCAGTAATCATTGCGGTGCCGCTTGGCATTTTATTAACGAGAAAAGAACGAATGGCTGAATTTATAATAGGGACTTCTGCTGTTATGCAGACAGTACCATCGCTTGCTTTACTTGGACTTTTAATTCCATTAGTAGGAATTGGAAAGCTTCCGGCTATTATCGCATTAGTTGTGTATGCACTATTACCTATTTTGCGAAATACGTATACAGGAATACGGGAATTAGATGAATCACTTATAGAAGCGGCGAGAGCTATGGGAATGAATAGCTGGAGAAGATTATGGAAGGTAGAGCTTCCACTTGCATTGCCAATTATAATGGCTGGTATTCGGACAGCGATGGTATTAATTGTTGGAACGGCTACATTAGCTGCTTTAATAGGCGCTGGTGGACTCGGTAAGCTCATACTACTCGGTATCGATCGGAATGATCATGCGCTTATCATTTTAGGGGCCGTACCAGCTGCGTTACTCGCTTTATTCTTTGATATAGTACTTCGCATGCTTGAACGTCCAAAACGCGCTCCTAAGCGCGTTGTATTGACGATATGTATTGTCATCGTAGTTGTCGTTTCACCATTTCTTTGGAATACACAAAAGAAAGATATTGTTATTGCTGGTAAACTAGGATCTGAACCAGAAATTTTAATTCAAATGTACAAGCAGCTTATTGAACAGGATACAGATTTACACGTAGAATTAAAACCAGGTCTTGGGAAAACAGCATTTGTATTTGAAGCATTAAAATCAGGAGAAATAGATATATACCCAGAATTTTCGGGAACAGCTTTATCTACTTTCGTGAAAGAAGAACCGAAGAGTACAAATCGTGATGAAGTATACGAGCAGGCCCGAATCGGAATGGAAAAGAAATATAATATGATAATGTTACAACCAATGGAGTATAACAATACATATGCACTAGCCATGCCGAAAAATATAGCAAATCAATATAATATAAATACAATTTCTGATTTGAGAAATATTGCACAGGAGGCTAAGGCTGGATTTACATTAGAATTTGCTGATCGTGAAGATGGTTATAAAGGTATGCAAAAATTATATAACTATAAGTTTTTAAATGTTAAAACGATGGAACCGAAACTACGCTATAGCGCAATTCAATCGGGGGATGTTAACGTAATCGATGCATATTCAACAGATAGTGAATTAGAGCAATATGGACTTAAAGTACTAAAAGATGATAAAGGGTTATTCCCGCCTTATCAAGGAGCACCATTATTAAGAAAAGAGACGTTACAGAAATATCCTGAACTTGAAAAAGTACTGAATAAATTATCTGGAAAGATTACAGATGAAGAAATGCGAAAAATGAATTATGAAGTAAATGTGAATGGTAAAAGTAGTGAAGAAGTAGCGAAACTATTTTTACAAAAAGAGAATTTACTTCGTTAA
- a CDS encoding basic amino acid/polyamine antiporter, whose amino-acid sequence MTDGVVQIEKKLGFFPLIALVVGTMVGGGVFSLPHDLAVGANSGATIIGWCITAMGMIPLALVYQTLARQKPELEGGIYSYARAGFGEYIGFNSAWGYWLAGILGNVATIMLLFSTLGYFFPIFKGGNNAASIIGASLLLWSLHFLILFGIREASIMNVIATIGKLVPIVLFIVVMVTAFRWDTFAHDFWGEGTISVSSVLGQVKNTMLVTLWVFIGVEGAVVLSGRAKNSRDVGKATVLGLILVMSIYILISVLSMGAMTRKELSVLETPSMGHVLEHVVGPWGAMAINIGLVASLVGTLIGWFLLVSEISHVAGKDGVFPKVFTKTNKKQTPHMALWISNIVAQTIFIIVLFSQSTYQIMYFIASTSILLPYLLSALFQLKLVITKELKVARVKNGLLALIASLYSVWLIYAAGLKNLLLVSIVYGIGIIVYMFARKEKGNRCFVGIERYVMWAIVIAAITSLYMLLTGTIKM is encoded by the coding sequence ATGACAGATGGGGTGGTACAAATAGAAAAGAAATTAGGGTTTTTTCCGTTAATCGCATTAGTAGTTGGAACGATGGTTGGTGGCGGTGTTTTTAGTTTACCGCATGATTTAGCAGTAGGAGCAAATAGTGGTGCAACGATAATTGGTTGGTGTATTACAGCAATGGGAATGATTCCACTTGCGCTCGTATATCAAACGTTAGCAAGACAAAAACCGGAGCTTGAGGGCGGGATTTATAGTTATGCACGAGCTGGATTCGGTGAGTATATTGGTTTTAACAGTGCGTGGGGATACTGGTTGGCAGGGATTTTAGGAAATGTCGCAACAATTATGTTACTGTTTAGTACATTAGGTTATTTCTTCCCGATTTTTAAAGGCGGAAATAATGCTGCGTCTATCATTGGTGCCTCTCTTTTATTGTGGTCACTTCATTTTCTTATATTATTTGGAATTCGTGAAGCTTCCATTATGAATGTTATCGCAACAATTGGGAAATTAGTTCCGATCGTATTATTTATTGTCGTGATGGTAACAGCGTTTCGCTGGGATACATTTGCACATGACTTTTGGGGCGAAGGAACTATCTCAGTTTCCTCTGTACTAGGTCAAGTGAAAAATACAATGCTCGTAACCCTTTGGGTGTTCATTGGGGTTGAGGGAGCAGTTGTATTATCAGGAAGAGCTAAAAATAGCAGAGACGTTGGAAAAGCGACAGTACTTGGACTTATTTTAGTAATGTCTATTTATATTTTAATTTCTGTTCTGTCAATGGGGGCCATGACAAGAAAAGAACTTTCAGTATTAGAGACTCCTTCGATGGGACATGTATTAGAACATGTTGTTGGGCCATGGGGTGCAATGGCAATTAATATTGGATTAGTTGCGTCACTTGTAGGTACATTAATTGGCTGGTTTTTACTTGTTTCTGAAATTTCTCACGTAGCAGGAAAAGACGGCGTGTTTCCGAAAGTCTTTACGAAAACAAATAAGAAGCAAACGCCGCATATGGCATTATGGATTTCAAATATCGTTGCCCAAACTATATTTATAATCGTTCTGTTTTCACAATCGACATATCAAATTATGTATTTCATTGCGTCAACATCAATTTTATTACCGTATTTATTATCAGCGCTATTTCAATTGAAATTAGTCATCACGAAAGAGCTGAAAGTTGCGAGAGTAAAAAATGGATTGTTAGCATTAATTGCTTCCCTATACTCTGTATGGTTAATTTATGCAGCTGGTTTAAAGAATTTATTACTTGTTTCGATTGTATATGGAATCGGGATTATCGTGTACATGTTTGCAAGAAAAGAAAAAGGGAATCGTTGTTTTGTAGGTATAGAGAGATATGTGATGTGGGCAATTGTTATTGCAGCTATCACATCACTTTATATGTTACTGACAGGAACTATAAAAATGTAA